The sequence CCACGGAAAAAGTTAGCTGTTATATTTGGAACATCTTCAAGTGGAATGCCGATTCCGGTATCAAAAACAGAAATTTCTAAATGATTATTCTTATCTTCAAAAAGAATTTTAATCGGTTGATTGTCTGAATATTTTATTGCATTTTCAATGATATTATTCAATGCTAATTGAAGAAGCTGTGGATTACCGTTTATGATTAAAAAATCAGAATTCTTAACCAAAATATTTACTTCGATTTGAGCATTATGATACAGAATCATTTGTTCAATAACTTGCCAAATAATTTCATCAATATGAATTTTAGTAAATTCGAATTTGGTTTTCGCGCCTGAAAGCAACATCATATTATCCAACGTTTCTTCTAAATCAACAACATATTGATTCAATTGATTTAAAACTTGTTGGTATTCTTCTTTTGTACGGTCTTTGTTGTGCGTTACTTCCAAAGTTAATAACAACGCGGTAATTGGAGTGCGAAGTTCGTGCGAAACGTAATCGATAAAATTCTTTTGAATTATAAAAGTTTTGTCTATTCGCTCCATAAAATGATTGTAACTTTTAACTAAATCTTGAATTTCTGTATAAGAATCTTTGGTTTGCAAAGGTTTAGAAAAATTGACATTATCGCGTTCTTTAATTTGGTCGATAATATTTGTCAAAGGTTGAAAAGCAAATTTTCCTAATAAGTTCGAAAAAATATAAACCATCACAATTCCGACAAGAAAAACAATGGTCAAAATTTGTAATAAAGTTAAAAGTTGTTGATTAAATTCTGATTTAGATTCACGAGTAATGACCACAAAATCACCTTCGTTATCCTTATAAAATAATCCATTGTAAAAAAAATCTTTTGTAATGTAATTGCTTTCGTGTTGCGAGCGAACTTTATTTAAAAAATTTGTAGAAATATCTGTTGACGCATTCATTTCTCCGCGAACCAAAATATTTTTGTCATTAAAAACGGCAATATTTGAACGCGAAATCGATTTTCTTAATTGGTCAATAACGGTTTCACGTTCTACAACGCCCGTTTCATCTGCTTCTAAATAATAAATGGCAGCTAATAAAGTTTTATTTTTTAGTGAAAGTAATTCATTATGTTCCATCTTTTTATAAAATGAAAAATAAATAGCGGCAGAAGCAACCAAAATTACAATCGAAAAAACTGTAACAGAATAAAAAGATAAACGATGTTTTAGATTCATAACCTTTTACTTAAACATATATCCGACCCCTTTTACTGTATAAATAAATTTATAATCTTTCATTTCTAATTTATTACGCAAATAAGAAATGTAAACATCAACAACATTGGTATGATTATTAAAATTGATGCCCCAAACGGCATTTAATATTTGAATTCGAGAAACTGTTTTATTCTGATTTTCAATTAAATAAATCAACAATTTATATTCTCTTGGAGAAAGTTCAACTTCAACATCATTCAGAAATACTTTGTATTGATTTAAATCGATTTTCAGCGCATTAAAAATCAGAATTTTAGAAATTTCATCTTCTTGTTTATAATTTAATCTTCGAGTTAAAGCTTTGATTCTAGATAATAATTCATCAAAATGAAAAGGTTTTGTAATATAATCATCTGCTCCATAATCTAAAGCCGATACTTTATCTTGAATGCTATTTAATGCGCTCAACATCAAAATTGGAACAAATATTTTTTTAAATCGTAAGGTTTGAACCAACTGAATACCATCAATTCCAGGAAGCATAATATCGCAAATTATCAAATCCCATTGAATAGATAAAAAATCTTGTAAAACGTCTTCTGCCGATTTACATAAAGTAACCAAATATCCGTTTTCTTCTAATCCTTTAATAAGAAAATCACTGATTCGTTTATCGTCTTCAACAACAAGTATTTGCATATTTTATTGATTTAAAAACAAATATAACAAATTCAGAAATTGATTTTCAGAATTAAAGTCAATTCTAATTGAATTCTAATTTTGAAATCGACTTAAATAATTTCCATTTTCTTCATAATAAAAGTGGCATTTTTGTTTTGACAAACACCATCTTTAAGCTTGTAATCAAAATGTAATTCGTTGTTAATGATTTCAACTTCAAAACATTTATTGTGCATCGATTGCGGATATTTATTAGTGGTTTCGCAAACTTCTAAATCGTGCGTTGCTATCATTCCTAAAACATTTAAATGATGTAGTTTTTCAATAACACCAACAGTTCCCGACTTTTTATCGTCTGAATTTGTTCCTTTTAAAATCTCGTCAAGTAAAACAAAAATTTGCTGTTTTTCGGCTTCGGTTACAATTTGCTTCAATCGTTTTACCTCAGCAAAAAAGAACGATTCGCTATCTGAAAGTGAATCTGTCAATCGCATAGAAACCCAAAGTGGTAACGGAAAAACTTGTGCTGTCTTACAATCGATTGGTGCACCAACATAACTCAAAACTAAATTAATTCCAACGGTTCGTAAAAAAGTACTTTTACCACTCATGTTACTTCCGGTTAAAATCACAAATTGTTTGTTGGTAAAATCTATCGAATTTCGAACACGTTTTTCTTTAGATAACAAAGGATGTCCTAAATTTTCAAAATGAATTTTATCTGAAGTAACTTCCGGATATGAATATTCTTTATTGTTATAAGCAAAATTGGCCAAACTATTTAATGCTTCTATTTGTCCGATAATTTCAATCCAATCCCACAGAAAAACCAAATGTTGCTGCTTCCAATTTTGTAGTTTTTTATAAACCCAAAAATGATATTGAAAAGTTCCGTTAAAGGCAATGAAAATAAAAAGATTTGCAACGGTATTTAATTTTTCGAAAATATTAGAAAGCTCATTTAATGCTTGATTTGCGTTTGATTTATCGCTTTTTAATTTATTCTGAATTTGTTTTAAATATTCGGATTCGAAATTAGTTTCATTAAAAAAACGAATCATTTTTGCGTATTGTTGCAAACTCGTTGCAATTTTATCGGCTTTTCCAATCTCTTGAAAAATATATTTTGTAAAAGCACCAACAGCAAATAAATTCAACGAAAAGAAAAACAAACTTAACTTTCCTGCAGCAGAATGAACTTCTAAAAACGAAGCGATTAACGACAAAACAAACAAGCTGGGTAATGCAATTGCTAAAATTGTAAATATTTTATTTGGTTTTTCGTTTCCAGATTTCGTCCAACTTTTTATTGCCGTTGTTTCTTTATCTGAAGTATTTGCAATGGCTGCTAAAGTCTGAAAATGCTGACGAAATTCAATATTATCAGCTAATTCTTGAATTGCTTTTTGTTTTAACGAAATTTTTTCTTGAGTAGGAATTTCCTGTAAACTATTTGCTAATGTATTTTTGCCTAAAGATGTTCCGGTACGATTCAAAAATTGAAAAATAGAATTGCGTCCAAACAAATCTAAATCGT comes from Flavobacterium sp. I3-2 and encodes:
- a CDS encoding sensor histidine kinase, whose product is MNLKHRLSFYSVTVFSIVILVASAAIYFSFYKKMEHNELLSLKNKTLLAAIYYLEADETGVVERETVIDQLRKSISRSNIAVFNDKNILVRGEMNASTDISTNFLNKVRSQHESNYITKDFFYNGLFYKDNEGDFVVITRESKSEFNQQLLTLLQILTIVFLVGIVMVYIFSNLLGKFAFQPLTNIIDQIKERDNVNFSKPLQTKDSYTEIQDLVKSYNHFMERIDKTFIIQKNFIDYVSHELRTPITALLLTLEVTHNKDRTKEEYQQVLNQLNQYVVDLEETLDNMMLLSGAKTKFEFTKIHIDEIIWQVIEQMILYHNAQIEVNILVKNSDFLIINGNPQLLQLALNNIIENAIKYSDNQPIKILFEDKNNHLEISVFDTGIGIPLEDVPNITANFFRGQNTQYYTGKGIGLSMANIIFTLHNIQLQLKNNQPKGTIAKLSFPKND
- a CDS encoding response regulator transcription factor, translating into MQILVVEDDKRISDFLIKGLEENGYLVTLCKSAEDVLQDFLSIQWDLIICDIMLPGIDGIQLVQTLRFKKIFVPILMLSALNSIQDKVSALDYGADDYITKPFHFDELLSRIKALTRRLNYKQEDEISKILIFNALKIDLNQYKVFLNDVEVELSPREYKLLIYLIENQNKTVSRIQILNAVWGINFNNHTNVVDVYISYLRNKLEMKDYKFIYTVKGVGYMFK
- a CDS encoding MutS-related protein, with the protein product MYQQIIAQQKEILNKLNKQKAMLSWLRLVLLLVAIYCFYLMLFNRDGIYGYYALGLFIVFLIVVNFHSKKQDQVIYHQTLKKINDDEVSFLNGQFHFDEGKEFLNPQHAFSYDLDLFGRNSIFQFLNRTGTSLGKNTLANSLQEIPTQEKISLKQKAIQELADNIEFRQHFQTLAAIANTSDKETTAIKSWTKSGNEKPNKIFTILAIALPSLFVLSLIASFLEVHSAAGKLSLFFFSLNLFAVGAFTKYIFQEIGKADKIATSLQQYAKMIRFFNETNFESEYLKQIQNKLKSDKSNANQALNELSNIFEKLNTVANLFIFIAFNGTFQYHFWVYKKLQNWKQQHLVFLWDWIEIIGQIEALNSLANFAYNNKEYSYPEVTSDKIHFENLGHPLLSKEKRVRNSIDFTNKQFVILTGSNMSGKSTFLRTVGINLVLSYVGAPIDCKTAQVFPLPLWVSMRLTDSLSDSESFFFAEVKRLKQIVTEAEKQQIFVLLDEILKGTNSDDKKSGTVGVIEKLHHLNVLGMIATHDLEVCETTNKYPQSMHNKCFEVEIINNELHFDYKLKDGVCQNKNATFIMKKMEII